The proteins below come from a single Chryseobacterium capnotolerans genomic window:
- a CDS encoding DUF1573 domain-containing protein, with the protein MKKLIAGIALFGTFALASAQTITFDKTTFDYGNIKPSSDGTRFFTVTNTGDKPLIISNVKPSCGCTTPEFSQDPIMPGKSAKIKVGYNTALTGGFNKMIEVFSNDPANSRSVIYIKGNVDANAPEPKVLTPAEQKEAAKAEKKAAKIAKKAAAK; encoded by the coding sequence ATGAAGAAATTAATCGCAGGAATTGCATTATTCGGAACATTTGCTCTTGCATCTGCACAAACTATTACGTTTGATAAAACTACTTTCGACTATGGTAACATTAAGCCTAGTTCTGATGGTACAAGATTCTTTACAGTAACTAACACTGGTGATAAGCCTTTGATCATTTCAAACGTAAAACCATCTTGTGGATGTACTACTCCTGAGTTCAGCCAGGATCCGATCATGCCAGGAAAATCTGCTAAGATCAAAGTTGGATACAACACTGCTCTTACGGGAGGGTTCAACAAAATGATTGAGGTTTTCTCTAATGACCCTGCTAACAGCAGAAGCGTAATCTATATCAAAGGAAACGTAGATGCTAATGCTCCTGAACCAAAAGTATTAACTCCTGCTGAGCAGAAAGAAGCTGCTAAAGCTGAGAAAAAAGCTGCAAAAATTGCTAAGAAAGCTGCTGCAAAATAA
- a CDS encoding RNA polymerase sigma factor yields the protein MDSREKEFAQLIKDNQGLIIKVSRLYTNSLEDEEDLFQEIVLQLWRSYDSFKGNSKISTWMYRVALNTAITLFRKKSKSLPTNELDVNHRDFVEDDDEKQQQVSLLYTVIKTLPNIERAIVMMYLDDLPYKDIAENLGITEVNARVKMNRLKKTLKEQMEKYA from the coding sequence ATGGATTCCAGAGAAAAAGAATTTGCGCAGCTCATCAAAGATAATCAGGGCCTGATTATTAAGGTATCGCGCTTATATACCAATTCGCTGGAAGATGAAGAGGATCTTTTCCAGGAAATTGTCCTACAGCTCTGGAGAAGTTATGATTCTTTCAAAGGAAACTCCAAGATTTCAACATGGATGTACCGTGTAGCGCTTAACACAGCCATTACCCTCTTTAGAAAAAAAAGCAAAAGCCTTCCTACGAATGAGCTGGACGTCAACCACAGGGATTTTGTGGAAGATGATGATGAAAAACAGCAACAGGTATCACTTTTGTATACTGTAATCAAGACTCTTCCTAATATAGAAAGAGCCATTGTCATGATGTATCTTGACGATCTGCCTTACAAGGACATCGCAGAAAACCTCGGAATCACTGAAGTCAATGCACGCGTGAAAATGAACAGATTAAAGAAAACCCTTAAAGAACAGATGGAAAAATATGCCTGA
- a CDS encoding beta-carotene 15,15'-monooxygenase, translating into MPEFDLDSLKKTWQEQPVQPKYDNSEILQMLNRKSRNYVKYIFWISVFEFLFFSVLGLFYFFQDDESDSFRKILDKLGTQEAPEVENNFGHFYLAIKILSVLITAYFVLKFYQNYRKIKIEENLKGLITRIIGFKKTVNAFILISIVLLLAFTFVLIAFIFYTLNSQNIQPSGSNLTVIIVAITISTLLAISMIWVYYRLVYGSIIKKLDKNLEQLKEIDSQEN; encoded by the coding sequence ATGCCTGAATTTGATTTAGATAGTTTAAAAAAAACATGGCAGGAACAACCTGTACAGCCAAAATATGACAACAGTGAGATTCTTCAGATGTTGAATAGAAAATCACGTAATTATGTAAAATATATTTTCTGGATCAGCGTTTTTGAATTCCTGTTCTTTTCCGTATTAGGCTTATTCTATTTCTTTCAGGATGATGAATCTGACAGCTTCCGTAAAATACTGGATAAGCTGGGTACTCAGGAAGCTCCTGAGGTAGAAAATAACTTTGGCCATTTTTATCTGGCTATTAAAATTCTAAGTGTATTAATTACAGCTTATTTTGTATTAAAATTCTATCAAAATTACCGTAAAATAAAGATCGAGGAAAATCTAAAAGGTCTTATTACGAGAATCATCGGCTTCAAAAAAACAGTCAATGCCTTTATCCTGATTAGTATTGTATTACTGCTTGCATTTACCTTTGTATTGATCGCCTTTATATTCTACACTTTAAATTCTCAAAACATACAGCCTTCCGGCTCTAATCTTACGGTTATTATTGTTGCGATTACCATCAGTACTTTGTTGGCCATTTCTATGATCTGGGTATATTACAGATTGGTATATGGAAGTATCATCAAAAAACTTGATAAAAATCTGGAACAGCTTAAAGAAATAGATTCTCAGGAAAATTAG
- a CDS encoding polyphosphate kinase 2 family protein encodes MDTNFSDDFKVNGKFSIEKASTSYKGKLTKEEGTQLLIQEKEKLRELQEKLYADGSQSLLVVLQAMDAAGKDSMIEHVFGGVNPQGCNVTSFKTPSSKEYSHDFLWRHYLALPQKGMIGIFNRSHYESVLVCKVHPEYNLSEKTWSSVKDFDNKFWENRYESIRNFEKHLAQNGTTIIKIFLHVSKDEQKKRLLDRINEQEKNWKFSAGDLPERALFDQYMEAYETAINETSKDHAPWYVLPADNKWFARMAAIQIIIDTLEKMNLKYPQLSEKDKLELQEAKKQLESE; translated from the coding sequence ATGGACACCAATTTCTCAGACGACTTTAAGGTAAATGGAAAATTCTCAATAGAAAAAGCATCTACTTCTTATAAGGGAAAACTTACCAAAGAAGAAGGGACTCAATTATTAATTCAGGAAAAAGAAAAACTCCGTGAACTGCAGGAAAAACTATACGCCGATGGAAGCCAATCTCTTCTGGTTGTACTCCAGGCTATGGATGCCGCAGGGAAAGACAGCATGATAGAACATGTATTTGGAGGAGTAAACCCTCAAGGCTGTAATGTAACCAGCTTTAAAACACCAAGTTCAAAGGAATATTCCCACGATTTTCTCTGGAGGCATTATCTGGCCTTACCTCAAAAAGGAATGATCGGAATTTTCAACCGCTCTCATTACGAAAGTGTTTTGGTCTGTAAAGTTCACCCTGAATATAATTTAAGTGAGAAAACATGGTCTTCTGTAAAAGATTTTGACAATAAATTCTGGGAAAACCGCTATGAAAGTATCAGAAACTTTGAGAAACATCTTGCTCAGAACGGAACAACCATTATCAAAATTTTCCTGCATGTTTCTAAGGACGAGCAAAAGAAAAGACTTCTGGACAGGATCAACGAACAGGAAAAAAACTGGAAGTTTTCTGCTGGAGACCTTCCGGAAAGAGCTTTATTTGATCAGTATATGGAAGCTTATGAAACAGCGATCAACGAAACATCAAAGGATCATGCCCCATGGTATGTACTTCCTGCAGATAATAAATGGTTTGCAAGAATGGCAGCAATCCAGATTATTATAGACACGTTGGAAAAAATGAATCTTAAATATCCTCAGCTTTCGGAAAAAGATAAATTGGAATTACAGGAAGCAAAAAAGCAATTGGAAAGTGAATAA